CCCACAATTGTAAACATGAATTAATTTTCTGTCAAAATATTTGCTGCTTAATTCATAGAAGAATGAATCTGTCAAGTTCTCTCCCTACATCTAACCAAAATCGATTCTGCTTCAATTACAGTCTATATTGTCTTGTTTAGTCATCCAAGGAATTAAAACTGACAAGTTTTCACTCTCTTTATGATAAACCTTCAATATATTTAAGAAAGTTTAATaagctcatgcctcagcctttaaTCCTTCCTCTTTGGAAATTAGCATCTAGTTTTATACGTGGAAAAGGAATTCGAAAGGATAGGCACATGCAGCTGCTTCTTGCCACAGACTATATTATGAAATGCTCAAATAATTGTGAATTTTTTCACGTTTCCTTACCTATTTCCTTCATAAAGCAGACCAACAATCATCGTCCTCAAACTTAACAATTTACTCATCACAGTAAAACATGCTGGGAGAACTGCCAAGCTATTTGGTACCCTGGGCAATGGGGGCAGGCCCCGAGGCAAACATCTTCATCACGAACACGTGCAGGGCATTCAGCAGGTGGGCAGAAAGCCAGGCAGTCTGCTATCCCAGAACATTCTCTTCTTCAGAAAAGACAAAGTTGTGCTGTCAAAGCTAAGACCGTTCCTTATCAGAAAAATTCTAAGCGTCTGTTTGAAATTTATACGTGAATCTTTTCTCCCACTTTGAACTATGATCAGAACTGTTTATGGCTGTATCCTTTCCCAATCTCAAAACTTAAAATCAAACTGACAATTATTAAGTTCCTAATACCTCCATACTAAAGATGAAAAGCCCAGTACATTTTTTCatacttaaaatatcacagaaTGTTATTCAGTCATCCCTTTGACTTTTCACCAGCTGACACAAAGAAATCAGAGGGAGAAAAACATACCAATCCAATTCTAAACCTTATCAATCCAACAGCAAACCTCATCATTTTTCCACCATATGAGGAATCATCCTGAAATTCAGACTCCTTATCATCAGATACAGACCTAGAATTCCCTTTTCACTCtgataatgaacagaaatttgaaCACCATAAAAACAGCAaggaattttatttctgttaaagGATGGAACACAAGAAACTTTAAGCTGACAACTGTGCTTCTTGGagcctttaaaaaatgtctgCTCATGTTATTCTAGCCATTATCTTGTTAAGAAgcaatggccgggtgcggtggctcacacctgtaatcccagcactttgggaggctgaggtgggtggatcacctgaggtcaggagttcaagaccagcatggctaacatggtgaaaccctatctctactaaaaatataaaagttagccgggtgtggtggcacacacctgtagtcccagctacttgggaggctgaagcaggagaatcacttgaacccaggaggcggaggttgcagtgagccgaaattgtaccactgcactccagcctgggcgacaaagtgagactccatctcaaaaaaaaaaaaaaaaaaaaaaattaattataaagaaCACAAAATGAACAGCCAgagctctaaaattaaaaaacacatttgcTATTTTTACATAAATCTGCACATAAAATCCAGAAACAGGATAGGCATCCACCAACAGCAATCAGGTGCTGACTCTATTTTTGTTTGTGAGCAGATAATATGGCCTTAGGAACACTTGTCTCTTCTAGATAAATACTTCCATCTAATGAGACCATTTAAAGTTACCATATAGTACAGCATTTTAGTGGATGgcacaaaatggaaaaatcaaatTTCCTACCCCCACTGCACTAATATATAGAAACCATATTCCTTTAACTTCTATCAGGACCCAAAAACTAGCCACTGTCGAACAGATGATGCCAGGACACCATACGGTCCCCTTCTTAAGACACTTGTCTGTTTCCAGAACACTACCACCTATTCTCTTTACATAGCTGGTTTCTCACCTTCAGGTCTTGGTTAACTATCTCCTCCTGGAGAGACCTTCCCTGATTTAGCCATCTAATGTGACTTTCCCTACCACTCCCCAACTTCATCCTACACCTCAGCATCCTGATTGTTTCTCTCACAGCACTTATAATTTGTCATCTTTTCTCCCCCTCTCAGACTAGACTAAGTGCCAAGAGTACAGGGACTTGACTTGTCTTGTGTCCTGGTGTATCCCAGCACCTGGGATGTTAAATAGCATCATAACAATCATTCAATACCTATTTACTAAATGAATGCTAGTGTCAGAGGCTAAAAAAACACCTCCAGAGAGTTCAGATGTTCAGCCTACAAAGGGGGCAACAGGCCTTGGAAGCATTAACCTCCCCAGATCTTACCAACTGGATCGTAATGCAAAAGAGTCAGTTTTTCCCGCAGTCGGTTTCTCTTGGTGTTGAAGCAGAAACCTGTCCCAGCTTCGCTCACCATTCTCACCAGAATGTTTCTAAGATTAAAAAGTATGCTGTTATGTACGAGCTGACGAAATAAACTAAAATCAGTCACGGGGGGATGGCACATTTTGAGAACTCTGTAGGGTAATATTAGTTGTGAGATATCACTTGGCCCTAAGAAGGTTCAGTTGTAAGACAGCCTAAGTTTTCCATGAAACAGTTTCAATGGTTTCAAATCTCTACGATTTGCTCCACTACACAGAGTTACTTCGCAATGACCTAACCAAAACAATAAGAACAATCAAGCCACATTGCGGGACTAGCCTCAGACATCCACCCTTCACGAGGAGCAGAAGTCAGGAAggggaaaatatcaaaatactggTAACCACAGCTGGCTAGTGAGGAAATTGTAAAGATCGCTGTCTCAGAACAGCCCTCTCTTCCAGGGCATAAATGATTATATTCAGGAAGGGACAAAATAAAGAGACTAAAGCTTTTAGTTTGCTAATGTGCAAAACCTTGTGCCCCTTCATATTTCATTTAAGTTCCACTCATCCAAAGCAGAAAGTCCATGTTTGCCTCACCAGATCTTTTAATACCTGTactgtttgttattttttcatgtgtcttgtcTCCCCATGTAGaccatgttattttatttctcatgtaATTCCAAAACAACCTGGAAGCATCTAAGACTATATTACACACCACTGCATTGCTTTCAACATTCAGCACAGTGCCTCGTAAGAGGCATACAGTATTTGTTTGTAATTAAGATAGACAATAATTACTCATTCAACAcagattcaacaaatattaagcaCTTACTCTGTGGAAGGCACTCTGGGAAATACAAAGCTCTACAAGTCTATGTCTATGTCCTCTAGGAGCTAACAGTACCGTATGGAAGGTGAGTTGGTACATGAGGTCAATCAGGCAAGACATGTATGAAATATGTCACAAGGGTAGAAAGAACGAGAGTCAGAATATACCTCTACAGAAACCAAAGGCAAGGGATTCCTATAGATCCTTGGGGCAGGGAATTTTGACATAAATAACTGGACTGTGGCGAAAGCTACGTGAATTACTGAAAGATACTGGGAGGGAAAGCGCTAACATACATGTTTTTCATTAACTTTAATCCAAAAGACTAGCTTTAAGGATTTTCAATATCTTGAGTTGCAAGGAAAAGCTGCTTTAGAACCTCCCTAtttttaccacaaaatcttcAGTTATTGTCTacaacatttattttgaaatacaagtTTGGTAGTTCTAGTCTCTCTGGTACAGCATGGAATCTTTAATCTTGGCTATTTTTGAAATGCTTATACCATGAatgcaaaggattataaaactcATTAAAACAGACTATGATTTAATCAAAGCAGAGTTTGTTCTTCTGGATTCATGTAGTGAGCTCCAGACAAATGGCCCCTGGTCCTCGATTTGAGGAAATGGAAATATGGTGGTAGTCCAAATACAGCACAGCCCAATGGTTTGTTTAGAAACAGACAATGAGCTCACAAATCCTGGGACTAGAAAAGCAGCAAAGGTTCCTTCAAGTATTTCAATGCTCACAGAAGTAGCTCAGTTCAGCAGgagggaaaatatttttgaaagagttcatagagaaaaaataatcaactAAGTAATCACAAACCAACTCTTAGGAAATCAAGGCCCAATGCTTAATTTCATATAAGGATGTACTGGGAGCAGCTAGACTAACAAATCTAATATAAACAAGTGacgtttaaaaaaggaaaaatctttacTTACTTTGACTTGCTCTTGGCAACTTTTTTGTAGACAGGAAgggttggaaaagaaaataaaaatataaatgtattctcTTTCTTATGCAAAGTTCATATAAATATCAGTAATaaccaaaaatatttaacttatgAAATATGCCATGAGGTGTCACTCAAGTAACTATTCCCTATCTATTAGGGATCCCCTTAGGATTTTATAGAAGGAAGGTTAAAAGATCCAATCAGACCAACAcaattctatatttaatattttgcatAATTTCATGACAGTTGGACTGGCTACCTTTTAAATCTTTCTAAAGTAATACCTGCtccattttttccctcttctAAGGTGCAAGTATTCGCGCTGCAGCAAGCTTCTTGTTTGACAAGTTTAACCTTTGCAAATTACAACAACCATCACATGTGGTGAAAATCAGATACTAAATCTAACTGGGAAGTCAGCCAAGGGTAAAGAAGAGCACTGACTCGGGAGCCCGAGGACTTCTTTAACTGCCCTGCCGCATTACTCAGGCAATTCATTGCCCCTCTCGGGAGCGGTTTCCTTATTTTTAGAGTTCGAAATGGGTGGGCTGCAAATTCTGAGGTCCTTCGGACAAAGATTCTCCCAACACGGGCTGGAGAAAAACGCCCCACAGCCAGACTCAGCAGTCCGTGCGGACGGCAACTGAATCCAGACACCGCAGACCCCTTCTCAGGCACCCACAGGTCCGCGCAGGGAGGCGCGCCGCGGGGCATGCCGGACGCTGTGGTCCTGAAGGCCTGGAAAAGTACGCAGCTGCAGCTTCCCGTCCTGTTCGCACATCCTTCCCCGCATCATTCCGGGGTCCTGCCTGTCACAGCCCCCTAACCCTCGCCGTAACCCCTACCGGCGTCACCAGCCCCACTTACAGAAGACCGCGGAGAGGAACATGGTGACCACACCTGGGCAGTCTCCGTCACCGGCCAAAAGGCCCCCAACCGACAACAACTGCTTCCGGGGCACGGGCCGGTTCTGGAAGAGGACATCCGGCAGTCGCCCGAGGCCACGCCCCCCGCCTGGAACCTGCCTCCAGTCGTCTGGCTCGTTCCTCGGTTTCTCAGAGCGAGTGTGTTTTGCTTTTGTCGTGCTGGAGGTTGGAATCCTCATCATTCTGGAAAGGGATTTACAGCTCAGGGTTCGCGCCCCGGCCCTGACTCCTATTTCTGGGTCAAGTGCTTTCAGCGTTAGGTGCTTTCCATATTTGTTTCACGAAATAATCGCAACCACCTGCATTAGACCCACAAGAACAACTGTGTATTGTACTTCGGCCGCTCCAGCCTATCAGCCCCTcgcatattttcttaaaatgttgccTCCCCCTACCCAACTCCCTCTCCGCCTGGTTAAGCCTTACTCTCACTCTTCTGAGTCCCTTCGGCATTAAGAACCCCACCTTTCCTTAGTTATCCCAATTTCTAGGAGGGCAGGACCCTTTGCATCTCAAACTTCTGTATCCAAACACCTAGCACAGTTCCTGACATAGAAGCCAAATAACAGATTGAGAGCATTCACATCACGTGCCTAATATCACAGAACTACCAGGTGGCAGAGTAAGAATTTAAACCTAGATTTTATCTGACTCTGAAGACTCATGCCTTTCCCAGCAGACATTGGGACCTACCAGTTTGCAATCATTAATTTTTCATGGCTCTGTAAGGAACCTGGGCTCCTCTAACACCAACGACCTCGTCAGTAACCTCATTTCGCAACTAATAATCAggacttttgaatttttttcctaatcCGTGATTTGTATCTACATATGAAGTCTTACAGATGTGAAATAAGATTTAAtcgcatggctcacgcctgtaatcccagccctttgggaggctgaggcaggcagatcacttgaggtcacgagtttgagaccagcctggccaacgtcgcggaatcccgcctctactaaaaatacaaaaattagctgaacccaggaggcggaggttgcagtgagccgagatagcgccactgcactccagcctgggcgacaaagcgagacttcgtctcaaaaaaaaaggtaataaaactgttttaaagaaaattcagCTCTCTGTGCCATCACAAAGAagatgaggaggaaaaaaatcagctCTCCATACAatacaattcaattttttaaattaagaccgTCCTTCTCCTTAGTACctataatactttttttccttctaatcaTTCTTGATATTTACCTTCCCATAACCTGACTCCAGCTACTGAGTACCTTCCAGGTGCCGAAATCCTTTCTTACCTTGCACTGGCAAAAAAGAGCTTCAGATGTTCAAGAGGATAAGGTTTCTTATATTTCCTTTAGAGGATTTATAAGAAAACACAAGACTGGAAGCCAAGGAACATGATTTCTAGTCCTTGTTCTGTCCCTTAGAAAGTCACTTTAACTTTAGCCCAGCCAAATAGCAGTTCTTAAACTCCATGCCCCTGCCCCCAACTCTATTCTCCTTACTCTTCTTTATGTTTTCCTACAGCACTTATTGCCATTTAGTATTACTTGTGTACTTGTTGATTTCCCTATTGTCTTTGGCTACCAGAATGCTGGgcaacagcaaaaccctgtctctaaaaaaatttttttaattaaaaaaaagaacttcagctTATTCCCTCACTGCTGTATCTCTGGTTCCTACAACAATGCCTGCTACATCTATTAAAtatctattgaatgaatgaatccgaGGTGAGAGGCACCATACAAATGTCATTAATATTTACgtttaaatggcaaaaaaaaaaaaaaaactaactttaaGTATTGTCAATAGTTTCAGG
The genomic region above belongs to Gorilla gorilla gorilla isolate KB3781 chromosome 12, NHGRI_mGorGor1-v2.1_pri, whole genome shotgun sequence and contains:
- the MRPL33 gene encoding large ribosomal subunit protein bL33m isoform X1 produces the protein MFLSAVFFAKSKSKNILVRMVSEAGTGFCFNTKRNRLREKLTLLHYDPVVKQRVLFVEKKKIRSL